One Vibrio tapetis subsp. tapetis DNA segment encodes these proteins:
- a CDS encoding vWA domain-containing protein, translating to MFDFTTWELIVKQFHFLRPQWFGLLIPLAVLVRLRWKKDTEKVGHDLLPEHLRTALVLTEQGWQSQLPLKVLTVSFFLGITVCAGPTWQHIPSPFGEDKAELMIVLDTSKSMLETDVAPNRLARAKHKIQSLVDLRKGGKTGLIVYAGSAHTAMPLTTDKAVFLPYLAAITPEVMPQPGKQANSVLPQLSLAFSTDKSQHGNTVLLVTDAVAPEDIQDYQEYFSQTDTQLLILAAGNRERVSNSPLDMRSLHSLASKTGGNLIEMSIDGRDVERITQLVDTHMQLNGESDMPWQDMGYYLLFPVAFILLFWFRKGWLVQWAVVGLALGNLTFSPPVLAQESNLGGVQFQHSDLRVENQKIQTDALTTEKVGRFSVITSWWMDLWLTPDQQGQRLFNNKAYLAAAQHYQDPMRKGIAYYYAAEYELAYMTFMQSEDKELAIYNAASAMARQREYLAAQDLLIYLLEELKPTPSLSTKAHQNLAVIDHIVEQIERTSESQANTTEGLEESMELGDNPQTSKGYEEKVVSSVLLREKLNAEEILGSKALADKWLKRVEADPTHFLMAKFQIQLQNRAGEERDHGIN from the coding sequence ATGTTTGATTTCACGACGTGGGAATTGATTGTTAAGCAATTTCACTTTTTAAGGCCGCAATGGTTTGGTTTGTTGATCCCTCTAGCGGTATTGGTCAGGCTGCGATGGAAAAAAGACACAGAGAAAGTCGGACACGATTTACTTCCTGAGCACTTACGAACAGCTTTGGTGCTGACTGAGCAAGGCTGGCAATCCCAATTGCCTTTGAAAGTACTAACAGTCAGTTTTTTCTTGGGAATAACGGTGTGCGCTGGGCCAACGTGGCAGCACATTCCTTCGCCATTTGGAGAAGATAAGGCAGAGTTGATGATCGTATTAGATACCAGTAAATCTATGCTAGAAACCGACGTTGCCCCTAACCGATTAGCGCGTGCTAAACACAAGATCCAATCCCTTGTTGATTTACGAAAAGGTGGAAAAACAGGGTTGATCGTTTATGCGGGAAGTGCGCATACCGCGATGCCATTAACGACAGACAAAGCCGTGTTCTTACCGTACTTGGCTGCGATTACTCCAGAAGTGATGCCTCAGCCGGGCAAGCAAGCCAACAGCGTTTTACCCCAGCTTAGCCTCGCCTTCAGTACAGATAAATCGCAACATGGGAACACCGTTTTGTTAGTGACCGACGCAGTTGCTCCGGAAGATATTCAGGATTACCAAGAGTATTTTAGTCAAACGGATACTCAGCTTTTGATCTTGGCGGCCGGCAACCGAGAGCGTGTATCAAATTCGCCATTAGACATGAGATCCTTGCATTCCTTAGCCTCAAAAACCGGCGGAAATTTAATCGAAATGAGTATCGATGGTCGTGATGTAGAACGCATTACTCAACTGGTCGACACTCATATGCAATTGAATGGAGAATCTGACATGCCTTGGCAGGATATGGGCTATTACTTACTGTTTCCTGTCGCTTTTATCTTACTATTTTGGTTTAGAAAAGGGTGGTTAGTACAATGGGCGGTGGTTGGGTTAGCGCTCGGGAATCTGACGTTTAGCCCCCCGGTTTTAGCGCAAGAAAGCAATCTTGGAGGCGTGCAATTTCAACATTCCGATTTGCGAGTAGAAAACCAAAAAATCCAGACAGACGCTTTGACTACTGAAAAAGTCGGGCGGTTCTCAGTAATAACGAGCTGGTGGATGGATCTATGGTTAACACCGGATCAACAAGGACAAAGACTGTTCAACAACAAAGCCTATTTGGCTGCCGCTCAACATTATCAAGACCCGATGCGAAAGGGCATCGCATATTACTACGCGGCAGAATATGAATTGGCATATATGACGTTTATGCAAAGTGAAGACAAAGAACTGGCAATTTACAACGCAGCGAGCGCAATGGCTCGCCAGCGAGAATACTTAGCCGCTCAGGATTTGCTTATTTATTTACTAGAGGAGCTCAAGCCAACCCCCTCCTTAAGCACCAAAGCGCACCAAAACTTAGCCGTAATTGACCATATAGTTGAGCAGATAGAACGAACCAGCGAGAGCCAAGCCAATACGACGGAAGGATTAGAAGAGTCGATGGAACTGGGTGACAACCCTCAGACCTCTAAAGGCTATGAAGAGAAAGTGGTGTCAAGTGTACTGCTTAGAGAAAAGCTAAATGCCGAGGAAATCCTAGGAAGCAAAGCGCTTGCTGACAAATGGCTAAAACGAGTCGAGGCCGATCCCACGCATTTTTTAATGGCCAAGTTTCAAATTCAATTGCAAAACCGAGCAGGTGAGGAGCGAGATCATGGCATCAATTAG
- a CDS encoding vWA domain-containing protein yields the protein MMSELEWVHPMWFWLLPAPILVYWLFPTYKTRHVAAKVPFFSIIMGALANENKRNDQLKPKWWQRIILVASWVLIVAAMAKPSVLGEVQTRDLMGRDVMVILDLSDSMAEQDFETEDGRKISRLQAAKEVLSEFALSRDGDRLGLILFGDAAFVQTPFTADHQAWLTLLDETDVAMAGQSTFLGDAMGLAIKVFQQQEGAQQQLKTLEDPMHAVNEKVVIVLTDGNDTGSFVAPIDAAKVASAFDVRIHVVAMGDPQTVGESAIDMETIERIASQSGGQAFQALDNKALLNAYQVINTLEPKLYQSTSYQPRKEVHHYLMLTVVMLYLLAFSVSLLSQHWLAEQTNTSEDNADV from the coding sequence ATGATGTCTGAATTGGAATGGGTTCACCCAATGTGGTTTTGGCTTCTGCCAGCGCCGATCTTGGTCTATTGGTTATTTCCCACTTATAAGACTCGTCATGTCGCAGCGAAAGTCCCGTTTTTTAGCATAATAATGGGAGCATTAGCCAACGAAAACAAACGTAACGATCAATTAAAACCTAAGTGGTGGCAAAGGATAATACTCGTCGCTTCATGGGTTCTTATCGTTGCTGCAATGGCGAAACCTAGCGTACTAGGTGAAGTGCAAACTCGCGACCTGATGGGGCGAGATGTGATGGTTATTTTAGATTTGTCCGACTCCATGGCGGAACAAGACTTTGAGACCGAAGACGGGAGAAAAATCAGTAGGCTGCAAGCGGCTAAAGAGGTGTTGAGCGAGTTTGCGTTAAGCCGTGACGGGGACCGGCTCGGGTTAATCTTGTTTGGAGATGCCGCTTTTGTGCAAACGCCTTTTACTGCAGATCATCAAGCTTGGTTGACGTTACTTGATGAGACAGACGTTGCTATGGCGGGGCAAAGTACATTTTTAGGAGATGCGATGGGGCTGGCGATCAAAGTCTTTCAGCAACAAGAGGGTGCGCAGCAACAGCTAAAAACACTTGAAGATCCCATGCACGCGGTTAACGAAAAAGTAGTCATTGTATTAACTGACGGTAACGATACTGGCAGCTTTGTGGCTCCGATTGATGCAGCAAAAGTCGCCTCAGCATTCGATGTGCGTATTCATGTGGTGGCGATGGGGGACCCGCAAACCGTTGGAGAATCCGCAATTGACATGGAGACAATAGAAAGGATTGCATCTCAATCGGGTGGGCAGGCGTTTCAAGCGCTAGACAACAAAGCCTTATTGAACGCCTATCAAGTCATCAACACTTTGGAACCAAAGCTATATCAAAGCACATCGTATCAACCACGTAAAGAAGTTCATCATTACTTAATGCTAACGGTGGTTATGCTCTATTTATTAGCGTTCAGTGTGTCACTTTTGTCACAACATTGGTTGGCAGAACAAACGAATACCAGTGAGGATAATGCAGATGTTTGA
- a CDS encoding DUF4381 domain-containing protein, with translation MIDHRPPSTYLLRELNDVEVALDVSFIPQTLGWKILACTALVVLGWFAFKLAKRQWQNRYRIEATQALLSMHLKTDDAAYRTFSVLKRVLCYLNREHAPLHGTAFLRQLDHMMLPEGDRRDDLKSTSFRFNSDLGQRWVTSLINPNEKLEQHELEQIITQGVHWIKVHQVRGKLNDV, from the coding sequence ATGATCGATCACCGACCTCCAAGCACCTACCTTTTACGAGAATTAAACGACGTCGAAGTCGCGCTCGATGTCAGCTTTATACCGCAGACCCTAGGCTGGAAAATATTGGCTTGTACAGCACTCGTTGTGTTGGGTTGGTTCGCGTTCAAATTGGCAAAAAGACAATGGCAGAATCGGTATCGTATTGAAGCGACCCAAGCCCTATTGTCTATGCACTTAAAGACGGATGACGCGGCTTATCGCACCTTCAGCGTGTTAAAGCGAGTCTTGTGTTATTTAAACCGAGAACACGCACCCTTGCATGGAACCGCCTTTTTAAGGCAGCTCGATCACATGATGCTACCAGAGGGCGATAGACGGGACGATCTTAAATCAACAAGTTTTCGGTTCAACAGCGATCTCGGTCAGCGCTGGGTGACTTCTCTCATTAATCCGAATGAGAAGCTTGAGCAGCATGAACTGGAACAGATCATTACCCAAGGTGTTCATTGGATAAAAGTACACCAAGTAAGAGGTAAGTTAAATGATGTCTGA
- a CDS encoding DUF58 domain-containing protein gives MGGFFTKQRSAQPVNSLLDSRIYCSYKQLVSIQSQAQGFNLLPHASAHANMTGRHRSLFRGRGLNFEELKHYQAGDDIRNIDWKTTIRLGKPYVRSYTEEKDREVLILVDQRSGMFFSSQSIMKSVIAAEIAALCAWQAIKQGDRIGFVIAEPHRVYMGAPCRSQPNLLAKFRDISAANQRLNRCSSDQILSDFSHIVQMLKRLNPKTSTLILISDWHDATEKDLDALKYLQQRNDVLSVLISDPFEQQLPEHLYNNSWVIGDGEQQMHIGGKKLVTALNHVLFNEGQNKRTQLQKLMAMKQLPLIELDTAGAHLRQFKQQVGGRT, from the coding sequence ATGGGAGGCTTCTTCACTAAGCAACGTAGCGCACAGCCTGTAAATTCGCTCTTAGACAGCAGAATCTATTGTAGCTATAAGCAGCTGGTTTCGATTCAATCGCAAGCTCAGGGCTTTAATTTACTGCCTCATGCGAGTGCTCACGCAAACATGACAGGGCGACATCGCTCTTTATTTCGAGGGCGAGGTTTGAATTTCGAAGAGCTTAAGCACTATCAAGCCGGTGACGACATTCGAAATATAGACTGGAAAACCACTATCAGGCTTGGCAAGCCATATGTACGTAGTTACACCGAAGAAAAAGACCGTGAGGTTTTAATATTGGTCGATCAGCGTTCTGGCATGTTCTTCTCATCCCAGTCGATTATGAAATCCGTTATTGCCGCCGAGATAGCGGCATTGTGTGCGTGGCAAGCAATAAAGCAAGGTGACAGAATTGGATTTGTTATTGCAGAACCTCACCGCGTCTATATGGGAGCACCTTGTCGATCCCAACCTAATTTATTGGCCAAATTTCGTGACATCTCAGCGGCGAATCAGCGACTTAATCGTTGTTCTTCTGATCAGATCCTGAGCGACTTTAGCCACATTGTACAGATGTTAAAACGGCTGAACCCGAAAACAAGCACGCTTATTTTGATCAGTGATTGGCATGATGCCACTGAGAAAGATTTGGACGCGTTGAAGTATTTGCAACAGAGAAATGATGTATTGAGCGTACTGATTAGTGACCCTTTTGAACAACAATTACCGGAACATCTATACAACAATTCGTGGGTGATTGGTGATGGTGAACAACAAATGCACATTGGTGGCAAAAAGCTGGTGACGGCACTGAATCACGTTTTGTTTAACGAAGGTCAGAACAAGCGCACCCAATTACAAAAACTGATGGCGATGAAACAATTGCCTCTGATCGAATTGGATACAGCCGGTGCGCATTTACGTCAATTTAAACAGCAGGTAGGAGGGCGTACATGA
- a CDS encoding AAA family ATPase, with product MNQTQQSVNQLIQRVEQAVIGQRHVVEALVLGLLTKGHVLLEGLPGTAKTRSVKSLAAELETGFGRVQFTPDLLPSDVTGTEVYQDVDGKPSLRFQAGPIFNNIVLADEINRAPAKVQSALLEAMAENTVTIGTQSHALPDLFMVLATQNPIEQEGTYSLPEAQLDRFMLKVSVGYPDDESELGIIQLLRSEEYSALNVEHHQNNGHQGSGNGRAKQAIDPQVIADARKQLVKMEVSPLVEKYIVALVMATRKPERYPDSLLADWILVGASPRASIALDKCSRAYAWLQGRDYVMPDDVRSVAPMVLGHRFSLSYDALADGISRSDIIHTLLDHVEIG from the coding sequence ATGAATCAGACCCAACAGAGTGTCAACCAACTCATCCAGCGTGTAGAACAAGCGGTAATTGGACAGCGCCATGTAGTAGAAGCGCTTGTTTTAGGGCTATTGACCAAGGGGCATGTGCTCTTAGAAGGCTTACCAGGGACGGCTAAAACCCGTTCTGTGAAGAGCTTGGCTGCTGAGCTAGAGACTGGATTTGGTCGAGTTCAGTTTACTCCAGACCTTTTGCCTTCTGATGTAACGGGTACAGAGGTCTATCAAGATGTTGATGGCAAGCCGTCATTGCGCTTTCAAGCGGGGCCAATCTTTAACAACATAGTACTTGCAGATGAAATAAACCGAGCTCCAGCGAAAGTGCAATCTGCGTTGTTAGAAGCCATGGCGGAAAACACCGTCACTATTGGCACACAGAGCCATGCGCTGCCCGACCTATTTATGGTATTGGCAACCCAAAATCCGATAGAACAAGAGGGAACCTATAGCCTACCAGAAGCACAGCTTGATCGTTTTATGCTGAAAGTGAGCGTCGGTTATCCTGACGACGAGAGTGAATTAGGCATCATTCAACTGCTTCGTTCTGAAGAGTATTCGGCGCTGAATGTTGAACATCACCAGAATAATGGCCATCAAGGTAGTGGTAACGGAAGAGCAAAGCAGGCGATTGACCCACAAGTTATTGCAGATGCGAGAAAGCAACTCGTGAAAATGGAAGTGTCGCCGTTGGTTGAAAAATACATCGTTGCGCTGGTGATGGCGACACGTAAACCAGAACGTTATCCAGATAGCCTGTTAGCGGATTGGATTTTAGTCGGAGCGAGCCCAAGAGCGTCCATCGCACTAGACAAGTGCAGCCGAGCATATGCGTGGTTACAAGGGCGTGATTATGTCATGCCGGATGATGTGCGCAGTGTCGCCCCAATGGTGTTGGGGCACCGATTTTCGTTGTCTTACGATGCGCTTGCCGATGGTATCAGCCGTAGCGATATCATCCATACACTGCTTGATCATGTAGAAATAGGCTAG
- a CDS encoding arylsulfatase, which yields MTTQINKLAVGVGLLAASGAVAAAEQPNILAIWGDDIGVFNISAYNNGMMGYETPNIDRIANEGALFTDHYGQQSCTAGRAAFLTGQEPFRTGLLTIGMPGSDHGIPDWAPTVADLLKEQGYMTAQFGKNHMGDQDKHLPTNHGFDQFFGNLYHLNAEEEPETYYYPKDAEFRKKYGPRGVIKATADGKIEDTGPMTRKRMEHADEEFLEESLAFMEKAVKADKPFFIWHNTTRMHVWTRLQEKYQGASGISIYADGMLEHDDHVGILLDKLDELKIADNTIVIYSTDNGAETVSWPDGGATYFHGEKGTTYEGGMRVPQLVRWPGVIKPGTKINDIMAHQDWIPTLMAAAGDDKVVEKLASDKGARYNGKDWRVHLDGYNFMPYFEGKEDHGPRDSMLYFSANGELNAVRSGDFKISFAVLEGNITDAVRFQPNWPQIVHLRADPFEKAPHESGMYLRWMADNMWLFVPVGNEVQDFLSTLKDYPMQASQVLNPGNFNQNSMMLQGRLQQLEQASQQMMKQ from the coding sequence ATGACTACCCAAATCAATAAACTGGCCGTAGGCGTTGGCCTTTTAGCTGCTTCTGGCGCAGTCGCGGCAGCAGAACAACCCAACATTTTGGCTATCTGGGGTGATGACATTGGTGTGTTTAACATCAGTGCTTACAACAATGGCATGATGGGCTACGAAACCCCAAATATTGACCGTATTGCTAATGAAGGTGCGCTATTTACCGACCACTACGGTCAACAATCTTGTACCGCAGGGCGAGCAGCCTTTCTTACGGGCCAAGAACCTTTCCGTACCGGCCTACTGACTATTGGTATGCCGGGCTCTGACCACGGTATTCCAGATTGGGCTCCAACTGTTGCTGACTTATTAAAAGAACAAGGTTACATGACAGCGCAATTTGGTAAAAACCACATGGGTGACCAAGACAAACACTTACCAACCAACCACGGTTTTGACCAGTTCTTTGGCAACCTTTACCACCTGAATGCCGAAGAAGAACCAGAAACGTATTACTACCCTAAAGACGCAGAGTTTCGTAAGAAATACGGCCCTCGTGGTGTAATTAAAGCAACCGCAGACGGAAAAATTGAAGATACCGGTCCAATGACCCGTAAGCGCATGGAACACGCCGACGAAGAGTTCTTAGAAGAGTCATTGGCCTTCATGGAGAAAGCGGTGAAAGCGGATAAGCCTTTCTTCATCTGGCACAACACGACTCGCATGCACGTTTGGACTCGCCTGCAAGAGAAATACCAAGGCGCATCAGGCATCAGCATTTACGCTGACGGTATGTTAGAGCATGATGACCACGTTGGTATTCTGTTAGACAAACTTGATGAGTTAAAAATCGCAGACAATACCATTGTGATTTACTCAACAGATAACGGTGCTGAAACCGTCTCATGGCCTGATGGTGGAGCGACGTACTTCCACGGTGAAAAAGGCACAACATACGAAGGCGGCATGCGTGTTCCTCAGCTAGTTCGCTGGCCTGGAGTCATCAAGCCGGGAACTAAAATCAACGACATTATGGCTCATCAAGATTGGATCCCAACTTTAATGGCGGCCGCTGGTGATGACAAAGTGGTTGAAAAGCTGGCGTCTGATAAAGGGGCTCGTTACAACGGTAAAGACTGGCGCGTGCACTTAGATGGCTACAACTTCATGCCTTACTTCGAAGGTAAAGAAGATCATGGGCCCCGTGATAGCATGCTGTACTTCTCTGCCAACGGCGAACTCAACGCCGTACGTAGCGGAGACTTCAAAATTTCGTTTGCTGTGTTAGAAGGCAATATCACTGATGCGGTACGCTTCCAGCCAAACTGGCCTCAAATCGTCCATTTACGTGCCGACCCGTTTGAAAAAGCACCACACGAATCTGGCATGTATCTACGCTGGATGGCCGACAACATGTGGTTATTTGTACCGGTAGGCAACGAAGTACAAGACTTCCTGAGCACACTAAAAGACTACCCGATGCAGGCAAGCCAAGTGCTTAACCCGGGTAACTTCAATCAAAATTCTATGATGCTGCAAGGTAGACTTCAGCAATTAGAACAAGCTAGCCAACAGATGATGAAACAATAG
- a CDS encoding HD domain-containing phosphohydrolase encodes MTRHRRHSLRFYITLLFIFAAVSIGSVLISVSYLHSQKLLAVTALELSGDKGEKLESAFKLEVAPVLNTLDMLASSALVEYEGAPVTQGHWLNSLYRFFEKTPSVTSLFYASDDGHFTLFRPIPSHTERERLSAPEESKFMLSHTDPKGQMTRLFYDSQLKVLGQITKEASTFVPEERSWFSSAKRDGIIRLTEPYEFYMLEKHGVTLSRRSLNGKAVLGIDFTLGSLSTEIAENLGSEHSVLALFDQKFKLIAHKNLLENEFESGALNVPSQSVLGDMTFEVKEVGLDFVSFEGETWARAIIPVELSPKVTLFLVEAIPQNMLIQDILSLRNKQVFAAIIMLSVGCVFVFLISKRISKPLENLAKLTQNITHFKFKKKDYPDSQIKEVDELTSSVKLMEHALDDFLHLLKETSQNHDFSVLANKLIAHCYTISHAHSVNVFIKDQGDNAFCQIGDEGRIPFDIMAFFHSNDADYQTLKSGDIVKIDDGEAMRWSLFPILNKAQQLVVVLALNEQKIGNESDYHHSFLKQVLNFAGIAKENIDQIQQQKDMLNAFIELTASAIDTKSPYTGGHCQRVPMLTEMLVKAVVDDEEFYPDFEMTELEWEELMLAAWLHDCGKVTTPEYVVDKATKLETIYDRIHEVRMRFELLKSEAEVEYWKNLHHGMSEQQAEQIKRQKQQELDSDFEFIAHCNLGSEWMSEEALKRLSTISERKWTRTIDDRLGLSWAEVDRMADPEPLPVEECILADKQAHHIAWDQRPELSEAYTMRAGKYKYDRGELYNLSTRAGTLTEEERYIINDHIVQTIEMLNKLPYPPHLSGVPIIAGGHHERVDGQGYPMGIKGDEFGLSPRVMAIADIFEALTSSDRPYKKAKTLEESIGILTHMATSGHIDPQLFLIFLTQDVYLDYANKFLPNHQIESFDKSTYMAKVRQYIESTGA; translated from the coding sequence ATGACAAGGCATCGTCGCCATTCATTACGGTTTTATATTACTCTGTTATTTATCTTCGCCGCTGTCTCTATTGGCTCTGTTTTGATTTCGGTGAGCTATTTGCATTCTCAGAAGTTATTGGCGGTGACAGCCCTAGAATTGAGTGGAGATAAAGGTGAGAAATTGGAGTCGGCCTTTAAGCTTGAAGTAGCGCCAGTGTTGAACACCTTAGATATGCTTGCCTCAAGCGCTTTAGTGGAATACGAAGGCGCGCCAGTTACACAAGGGCATTGGCTTAATTCGTTGTATCGATTTTTTGAAAAAACACCGTCGGTCACATCGCTTTTTTATGCATCAGATGATGGCCACTTTACTCTATTCCGACCCATCCCAAGTCACACAGAGCGTGAGAGACTCAGTGCCCCTGAAGAGTCGAAGTTTATGCTCAGCCATACCGACCCTAAAGGCCAAATGACCCGATTATTCTATGATTCTCAATTGAAAGTGTTAGGGCAGATAACCAAAGAAGCCAGCACATTTGTACCCGAGGAGCGGTCTTGGTTTAGTAGCGCCAAGCGCGATGGGATTATTCGTCTGACTGAGCCGTATGAGTTTTATATGTTAGAAAAGCATGGCGTTACCTTGTCTCGACGATCACTTAATGGAAAAGCGGTGTTGGGAATTGATTTCACGCTGGGTTCTTTGTCGACGGAAATTGCCGAAAATTTGGGGAGTGAGCATTCTGTACTGGCATTGTTTGATCAGAAGTTTAAGTTGATCGCCCACAAAAACTTGCTTGAAAATGAATTTGAATCTGGCGCTTTGAATGTCCCAAGCCAATCGGTGCTAGGTGATATGACATTTGAAGTGAAAGAAGTGGGGCTTGATTTTGTCTCATTTGAAGGTGAAACCTGGGCCAGAGCCATCATTCCTGTTGAACTTAGCCCTAAAGTAACCTTGTTTTTGGTTGAGGCTATACCCCAGAACATGCTTATTCAGGACATTTTGTCGCTGAGAAATAAACAGGTATTTGCTGCCATCATTATGTTGTCTGTCGGTTGTGTTTTTGTCTTTTTGATCTCTAAGCGAATCTCTAAGCCACTCGAAAACCTCGCCAAGTTGACCCAGAATATTACGCACTTTAAGTTCAAGAAAAAGGATTACCCAGACAGTCAGATCAAAGAAGTGGATGAACTGACATCCTCTGTTAAGTTAATGGAGCATGCTCTGGATGATTTTCTCCATCTGTTAAAGGAAACCTCTCAAAATCACGATTTTTCCGTATTAGCAAATAAGTTGATCGCGCATTGTTACACTATTTCGCATGCTCATTCAGTCAATGTATTCATTAAGGATCAGGGTGACAATGCGTTCTGTCAAATCGGAGATGAAGGGCGAATACCGTTCGACATTATGGCCTTCTTCCATAGTAATGACGCCGATTATCAAACACTGAAATCTGGTGACATTGTCAAAATAGACGATGGAGAAGCAATGCGTTGGAGCTTGTTCCCTATTTTGAATAAGGCTCAGCAGCTGGTGGTTGTACTTGCTCTAAATGAACAAAAAATTGGTAATGAAAGTGACTACCACCATAGCTTTTTGAAGCAAGTGCTGAATTTCGCAGGTATTGCCAAGGAAAATATCGACCAGATCCAGCAGCAAAAAGACATGCTTAACGCTTTCATTGAACTGACGGCTTCAGCTATAGATACCAAGTCGCCTTATACTGGTGGGCACTGCCAGAGAGTCCCTATGTTAACTGAAATGCTGGTAAAAGCCGTTGTAGATGATGAGGAGTTTTATCCAGATTTTGAAATGACGGAGCTGGAATGGGAAGAGTTGATGTTAGCCGCTTGGCTTCACGATTGCGGAAAAGTGACGACGCCAGAATACGTGGTAGATAAAGCCACTAAGCTTGAAACGATTTATGACCGAATCCATGAAGTCAGAATGAGATTTGAATTGCTTAAGTCTGAAGCAGAAGTTGAGTACTGGAAGAACCTCCATCACGGGATGAGTGAGCAACAAGCGGAACAGATTAAGCGACAAAAACAACAAGAATTAGATAGCGACTTTGAATTTATTGCCCACTGTAATTTAGGCAGCGAGTGGATGAGTGAAGAGGCGCTTAAACGCTTGAGTACCATCTCAGAGAGAAAATGGACCCGTACGATCGATGACCGATTGGGGCTGTCTTGGGCAGAGGTCGATCGTATGGCTGATCCTGAACCATTGCCTGTGGAAGAATGTATCTTAGCGGACAAGCAAGCTCATCATATTGCTTGGGACCAAAGACCAGAATTGTCAGAAGCATACACTATGCGAGCAGGTAAATATAAGTATGACCGTGGCGAGCTTTATAATTTGTCGACTCGCGCTGGTACGCTAACAGAAGAAGAGCGATACATAATTAATGACCATATTGTACAAACCATTGAAATGTTGAATAAACTTCCTTATCCGCCGCATTTGTCGGGGGTTCCTATCATTGCTGGTGGTCATCATGAAAGGGTGGATGGGCAAGGCTATCCAATGGGTATTAAAGGTGATGAGTTTGGTCTTTCGCCAAGAGTGATGGCAATAGCAGACATTTTTGAGGCTCTAACATCCAGTGATAGGCCGTACAAAAAGGCCAAAACATTGGAAGAGTCGATTGGTATTTTGACTCATATGGCGACCAGCGGTCATATTGACCCGCAGCTATTTTTGATATTCCTGACCCAAGATGTGTACTTGGATTATGCGAACAAATTTTTACCAAATCATCAAATCGAATCATTCGATAAGTCCACGTACATGGCGAAGGTACGTCAGTATATAGAGTCTACAGGTGCCTAA